In the genome of Salmo trutta chromosome 18, fSalTru1.1, whole genome shotgun sequence, one region contains:
- the LOC115153166 gene encoding neuroblast differentiation-associated protein AHNAK yields the protein MNGESQQRRYSKSLVLEDSQRGGVVITGITDPSVTDKIGLKEDNEIVAVTINLNHLSKDDRMKLLKIMEPYNDNMRVMTKQDLKASVSLGSLDGGLKDPEDMLKDTYSRMQQSVEAPTIEVDGLSGQLNAVGGLKSEINGPTLNGELPNVTLDTPGTDGAAKFTMPTIGMSRPLMKGADLDGTLRCLEDSLLIPKLRTPDASLDLEKPEVKTNGFKYKDQKLKMPHFNLPHTKAKAPKVHVNISGDLEGPGLSGELETPDLKISAPDVEIKSPNVDFNNPNADLKAPDVDIKAPSGKFKWLTQTNPKFGLSGTKVKEPDVDIDAGLSAADVNLSTLNIDGEISASDVDLSSPKAEVDMHAPDINIEAPSSKFKWPHLKKHKFGLYGPKVKAPGVKTDLEKPTVDLSASKIEGDMSTPNLELNLPKAELSCPDVDIHPPIGKFKFPTLKKPKFRLSRPKIKAPDVDADLKVPDLSLSVPDVDAGLDTPDLDTNLSNTDIKGPEVDLNAPEVDIEPPSGKFKWLTLKKPTFGHSGPKVKGLEVDIDADLSAPDLNHSTPNTDGEIHAPDVDLNLHKADLDAPDVDIDAPSGKFQLFNLKKPQFGLHGPKVKETEMDLDANLTVPDMSLSTPNIYGDISAPDVDVNLPTAALKGPDVDLQAPEVNVEAPSGKHRFPTFKMPKVNWSGHKVKGPDLDVDAGLKTPDLDLSAIEGDVAVPDLNVSLPEADLKGPGVDVDLDAPSGKFRLPKIKWPKMRKVKGPELDVDADFNTPELDVDLPEAYLKGPDIDLKTADLNLLAPAIEGDIAVPDHNVSLPEIDLKVQVVDIQASDVDLDAPSGKLKLPKIKLPNLGLTGPRVKGLNLDANLKAPELDVSVPDLDVNLPTAYLQAPVVELKTPDLDLSAPQIEGSIAAPDLSISFPEADIKGPEVDLQALDVDCNAPSGKFNLPKIKLPNFGLTGPRVKGPNLDANLKAPELDVSVPDVYVNLPTADRQACVIELKRPDLSTHKTEGAITAPCLDIHLSEVDLKAPDLNIEVPIIELKTQDSDISVPEVDVNLPKADIQGSDLDPNAPDLNLSAPKIEGDIAAPGINVSLPEADQKATNDQLQISELNLSTPKVEGDISAPDLDISFPKIDLEGLDVDLQAPNVYLNVDADPKTADLDISALEVDVNLPKVDLKVHDLDLKTPELNLSAYKLEGEVNVPEIEIDTPKADLNGYEVDLKAPDIDTDAASGKFKFSYFKHPTFGLSNHKLEEPNLDVDVPDINILVPTLETGLVAPKVDVPQADQNLSAPNVESDISAPDVNLSLPKADLSGPEVELNASDLNLSTPEIGVSVPDIDLSVQGDIKSPEVELKAPDVDIEAPSGKLPYFKMPKFGLSRPRIKETELDASADVNAPDVEVSVPKVEGEISTTGRSLFSPDVEASVDIPDLDVNLPDIKIDDTHKSKLKWHLKWPRLRFSGSKDKDSDMDNEEEQSGDETESGQVEVPMFTFHRLPQNNKIESALKDAAIFEAIDTPKLEGGLDTASTAVSLSKVNVSLTEGGKETSPSGPINIMERLKLFKAKITSDALDSSDENNRISISLSNMLGLNITDPDADYSWFPAM from the exons ATG AATGGGGAAAGTCAGCAAAGACGTTACTCCAAAAGCTTGGTCCTGGAGGATTCACAAAGAGGAGGAGTTGTCATCACTGGAATCACAGACCCTAGTGTCACTGATAAGATTGGCTTAAAAGAAG ACAATGAGATTGTCGCTGTCACCATCAATCTGAACCACCTCAGTAAAGATGACAGGATGAAATTACTCAAGATCATGGAGCCTTACAATGACAACATGAGAGTTATGACAAAGCAGGATCTGAAAGCCAGCGTCAGTCTCGGCTCATTGGATGGTGGCCTCAAAGATCCTGAGGAT ATGCTCAAGGATACCTACAGCAGAATGCAGCAATCAGTTGAGGCACCAACTATCGAGGTCGATGGCCTCAGTGGACAATTAAATGCTGTAGGGGGGTTGAAGAGTGAAATAAATGGTCCCACTTTGAATGGGGAATTGCCCAATGTGACATTGGACACACCTGGAACTGATGGTGCTGCAAAGTTCACAATGCCCACCATTGGAATGTCTAGGCCTTTAATGAAAGGAGCAGATCTCGATGGCACCCTCAGATGCCTTGAAGACAGTCTATTAATACCAAAGCTCCGCACTCCAGATGCCTCACTTGACTTGGAGAAACCAGAGGTTAAGACGAATGGATTTAAGTACAAGGATCAGAAATTAAAAATGCCTCACTTCAATCTACCACACACAAAAGCCAAAGCACCAAAGGTACACGTGAACATATCAGGAGATTTAGAAGGCCCTGGTCTCAGTGGAGAGCTGGAGACACCAGACCTGAAGATTTCAGCCCCTGATGTGGAAATTAAATCCCCAAATGTAGATTTCAATAATCCAAATGCTGACCTGAAAGCTCCAGATGTTGACATAAAGGCTCCTTCAGGCAAATTCAAATGGCTAACTCAAACAAACCCCAAGTTTGGATTATCTGGAACAAAAGTGAAGGAACCTGACGTCGACATAGATGCTGGCCTGTCTGCAGCTGACGTGAATCTCTCCACTCTCAACATTGATGGAGAGATAAGTGCATCAGATGTAGATTTGAGTTCACCAAAAGCTGAGGTAGATATGCATGCTCCAGATATCAACATTGAGGCTCCCTCGAGTAAATTCAAATGGCCTCATTTAAAGAAACACAAATTTGGTCTTTATGGGCCTAAAGTCAAAGCCCCTGGTGTTAAGACAGACCTAGAGAAACCAACCGTTGATCTTTCTGCCTCAAAGATTGAGGGTGACATGAGCACCCCAAATTTAGAATTGAATTTACCCAAAGCAGAGCTGAGTTGCCCTGATGTTGACATTCATCCTCCCATTGGCAAATTTAAGTTCCCGACACTCAAAAAGCCTAAGTTCAGGCTCTCTAGACCAAAGATAAAAGCTCCAGATGTTGACGCAGATCTGAAGGTACCTgacctcagtctctctgtccctgatGTTGATGCAGGTCTTGACACACCTGATTTGGACACCAATTTGTCAAATACAGATATCAAAGGCCCTGAAGTAGACCTTAACGCACCAGAAGTGGACATTGAGCCCCCTTCAGGGAAATTCAAATGGCTTACTCTAAAAAAGCCAACGTTTGGACACTCTGGACCCAAGGTTAAGGGACTCGAAGTAGACATAGATGCTGACCTGTCTGCACCTGACTTGAATCACTCCACTCCAAACACAGATGGAGAAATACACGCACCAGATGTAGATCTTAATTTACACAAAGCTGACCTCGATGCTCCAGATGTTGACATTGATGCTCCCTCTGGAAAATTCCAGTTGTTCAACCTAAAGAAGCCTCAATTTGGACTCCATGGTCCAAAGGTGAAGGAGACAGAAATGGATCTGGATGCTAATCTGACTGTACCTGACATGAGTCTCTCTACCCCTAACATTTACGGGGATATAAGTGCACCAGATGTCGATGTCAATTTACCCACAGCTGCCTTGAAAGGTCCAGATGTAGATCTTCAGGCACCAGAGGTCAACGTTGAGGCACCCTCTGGAAAACATAGATTTCCAACTTTTAAAATGCCCAAAGTTAACTGGTCTGGACATAAGGTGAAGGGACCAGACCTTGATGTTGATGCTGGTCTGAAGACACCAGATTTGGACCTATCAGCAATTGAAGGTGACGTCGCTGTTCCAGATCTCAATGTCAGTTTGCCTGAAGCTGACCTCAAAGGACCAGGTGTAGATGTAGACCTTGATGCACCCTCTGGAAAATTCAggttgccaaaaataaaatggcCAAAAATGAGAAAAGTAAAAGGACCGGAACTTGATGTAGATGCTGATTTTAACACCCCAGAATTAGATGTTGATTTACCTGAAGCATATCTGAAAGGGCCTGACATTGACTTGAAAACAGCAGACCTCAACCTCTTAGCACCAGCAATTGAGGGAGACATTGCTGTTCCAGATCACAATGTGAGTTTGCCTGAAATTGACCTCAAAGTACAGGTTGTGGATATTCAAGCCTCAGATGTTGACCTTGATGCTCCCTCTGGAAAATTAAAGTTGCCTAAAATCAAACTGCCGAATTTGGGTTTAACAGGGCCAAGAGTTAAAGGATTAAACCTGGATGCTAATCTAAAGGCCCCAGAGTTGGATGTTTCTGTTCCTGATCTGGATGTCAATTTGCCAACAGCTTACCTCCAAGCTCCTGTAGTAGAGTTGAAAACACCAGACCTGGACCTTTCTGCCCCCCAAATTGAGGGAAGCATCGCTGCTCCAGATTTGAGTATCAGTTTCCCTGAAGCTGACATCAAAGGTCCAGAGGTAGATCTTCAAGCCCTAGATGTTGACTGTAATGCTCCCTCTGGAAAATTCAATTTGCCTAAAATCAAACTGCCAAATTTTGGTTTAACAGGGCCAAGAGTTAAAGGACCAAACCTGGATGCTAATCTAAAGGCCCCAGAGTTGGATGTCTCTGTTCCTGATGTGTATGTCAATTTGCCAACAGCTGACCGCCaagcctgtgttatagagctgaAAAGACCTGATCTTTCTACCCACAAAACTGAGGGAGCCATCACTGCTCCATGTCTTGATATTCATTTGTCTGAAGTAGACCTTAAAGCCCCTGATCTCAACATTGAGGTTCCAATAATTGAGCTTAAGACACAAGATTCAGACATATCAGTTCCAGAGGTCGATGTGAATTTACCAAAAGCAGATATTCAAGGGTCTGATCTAGACCCGAATGCACCAGACCTCAACCTCTCAGCTCCAAAAATTGAGGGAGACATTGCTGCTCCAGGTATCAATGTCAGTTTGCCTGAAGCTGACCAAAAAGCCACCAATGACCAGCTGCAAATATCAGAGCTGAACCTTTCTACCCCAAAGGTTGAAGGAGATATCTCTGCTCCAGATTTAGATATCAGTTTTCCCAAAATTGACCTTGAAGGACTAGATGTAGATCTTCAAGCCCCAAATGTTTACCTTAATGTTGATGCTGATCCGAAGACAGCAGATTTAGACATCTCAGCTCTTGAGGTTGATGTGAATTTACCAAAAGTAGACCTTAAAGTTCATGATCTAGACCTGAAAACACCAGAGCTCAATCTTTCAGCCTACAAACTTGAGGGTGAAGTGAATGTACCAGAGATAGAAATCGACACACCCAAAGCTGACCTCAACGGATATGAAGTAGATCTAAAAGCTCCAGATATAGATACGGATGCCGCTTCAGGCAAATTCAAATTCTCTTATTTTAAGCACCCCACATTTGGTCTTTCAAATCATAAACTGGAGGAACCCAACCTTGACGTTGATGTACCTGACATAAATATTTTAGTTCCCACACTTGAGACTGGGCTTGTAGCCCCAAAGGTAGATGTACCTCAAGCAGACCAAAATCTATCTGCTCCTAATGTTGAAAGTGATATCAGTGCTCCAGATGTAAATCTAAGTTTACCAAAAGCTGACCTCTCCGGCCCTGAGGTGGAATTGAATGCTTCTGATCTTAATCTCTCTACCCCAGAGATTGGAGTAAGTGTCCCAGACATTGATCTGAGTGTGCAGGGAGACATTAAAAGCCCCGAGGTCGAGCTGAAAGCTCCAGATGTTGACATTGAGGCTCCCTCTGGAAAACTGCCTTATTTTAAGATGCCAAAGTTTGGTCTCTCAAGACCTAGAATAAAGGAAACAGAACTTGATGCCAGTGCAGATGTGAATGCGCCTGATGTGGAAGTTTCTGTCCCCAAAGTTGAGGGAGAGATTAGTACAACTGGACGGAGTCTCTTTTCTCCTGACGTTGAGGCCAGTGTTGACATACCAGATTTGGATGTCAATTTACCTGACATCAAAATAGATGACACTCACAAAAGTAAGTTAAAATGGCACTTAAAGTGGCCAAGGTTAAGATTCTCTGGCTCAAAAGATAAAGATTCTGACATGGACAATGAGGAAGAGCAGAGTGGGGATGAAACAGAGAGTGGTCAGGTAGAAGTACCCATGTTTACCTTTCACAGACTTCCACAGAACAACAAGATTGAGAGTGCGCTCAAAGATGCTGCCATTTTTGAGGCCATTGACACACCAAAGCTTGAAGGAGGCCTTGATACAGCTAGTACAGCGGTCAGTTTGTCTAAAGTGAATGTATCTTTGactgaaggagggaaagagacatCACCTTCAGGACCTATTAACATCATGGAGCGGTTGAAGTTGTTCAAAGCAAAAATCACCTCAGATGCATTAGACTCATCGGATGAAAACAACAGGATATCAATAAGCCTCTCCAATATGCTTGGTCTGAACATCACAGATCCCGATGCAGATTATTCCTGGTTTCCAGCCATGTGA
- the LOC115153167 gene encoding ectodysplasin-A receptor-associated adapter protein, producing MFTSICVKMTSLKAFKEPFDRIISEPVEDTDTSSFMAEMSLKSNYPVQVTEPQDTVTLQLRSMPPGYLTPPSGRIRQPVEDGVECICTGSILQDFPKELQFLNNPCEKCCCSAPPPKISDLMDDKDLLDLLRLKLDPNHCTVKNWKNFASRWGMSYDELTLLEHRTQGSMCHSPTQEFLLRNNHKTVTELTELCRVYQRIDVLRLLQSWMENDWPSRWQNAH from the exons ATGTTCACATCCATTTGTGTAAAGATGACGAGCTTGAAGGCGTTTAAGGAGCCATTCG ATAGAATAATCTCTGAACCAGTGGAGGACACAGATACTAGTAGCTTCATGGCAGAAATG TCCTTGAAGTCCAACTATCCAGTCCAAGTCACAGAACCTCAAG ATACAGTGACACTGCAGCTGAGGTCCATGCCACCTGGCTACCTCACACCTCCCTCGGGCAGAATAAGACAG CCAGTAGAAGATGGTGTGGAGTGCATCTGCACAGGCTCCATCTTACAAG ACTTCCCCAAGGAGCTGCAGTTCTTGAACAACCCCTGTGAGAAGTGCTGTTGCTCAGCTCCACCTCCAAAGATCAGTGACCTGATGGACGACAAGGACTTGCTGGACTTACTGCGTCTTAAACTGGACCCAAATCATTGCACTGTTAAGAACTGGAAGAACTTTGCGAGCCGTTGGGGCATGAGCTATGATGAGCTGACTCTGCTGGAGCACCGGACCCAGGGCTCAATGTGCCACAGCCCCACACAAGAGTTCCTGCTGCGCAACAACCACAAGACCGTCACTGAGCTCACCGAACTTTGCCGGGTTTACCAGCGCATTGATGTGCTGCGGCTTCTGCAAAGCTGGATGGAGAACGACTGGCCCTCACGCTGGCAAAATGCTCATTAA